The Magnetospirillum sp. XM-1 genomic interval GTTGAAGCGGACATAGGGATCGTAAAGGACGGAATCGCGCACCGCGTAATAGAGGCGGATGGCGGCGTCCAGCCGGTTGGAAGCGCCCTGGGCGGCCTTTTGGGCGAAGGCGACGATGGCGGGATTGTCACTTTGGATGAACCGGCCGGGCTGAAGGGCGCGGGGATCGATGCTCATGGGGGCTGACCTCGGATTGGCTTTCGCCGCCAGCATAGGCGGAAGCGGGGCCGTCGGGCAAACCCTGCCGACGCCTAATCCATGAAAGTCTCCAGCGCGGCCCTGGTCTTGGGGCCGACGACACCGTCCGCGGCCAGCCCGTGCGCCGCCTGGAACGCCTTGACGGCGCGCCTTGTACGGGGGCCGTCGGCGCCGTCCACCACCAGCCTGGGATCTGCCCCGGCCTTGTTGAGGGCGGTCTGGAGGCGGGCGAGGTCGGGCAGGGCGGCGTTGTTGGCGGTCGGCCCCGGCCCCTCGGCGGAGGCGGCCCACGCCTTGGCGTACCAGAGCTTACGGTCGTCGAGGCCGTTGGTTCCGCCATTGACCGCCTTGGTGACCGCCACGATGTCGTCGGCGTCGGCCTGTGGGTTGATGTTGGCGGCCTGCCAATGGCAAAGGGCGGGCGAAAGCAGATTCTCCGCCTGAATGATCAGGTCGGGATCGGCGACGCAATCGAGACCGGTCTCCCTGGCCACCTTGGCGTAGTTGGAGCGGCCGGTGGTCTGGAGCACGCCGCGGCCACGGAACAGATAGCCGTCGCCCGCCTGCGTGTTGCCCAGCTCGGCCGCTTTGGCCGGGTTGCCCTGGCCATAGACCCTCTCGGCCAGGGCCTTGGCGTTGCGCAGCAGGCTAGGCGCCTCGTCGGGCGTAATCTTGGCGGAATGCCTGCCCACGCCGTATATCTTCAGGAGCTGATCTTGGGTGGTGTAGGTCAGATTCTCCACCAGCAGGGTGCCGCCATTGGTCTCGTGCATGATCTGGGCGATGAAATGGCAGAGGCGCAGCCGGGTGGTGACGCCATACCGGGCCAATGCGCCGTCCTTGTCGGCGAAGGCCGTCTTGCATTCGGCCCGGGCGTTGGGGGCGATGGCGATGGTGATGGATTGCAGTGATGTCATTGGCAGTCCCCCTCGAGCCTTGTCCCGGCTTCAATCTGACGCCAATGGTATTGGTGTATAGATTAAAATGCTAGTAAAGGTTTCAGCGGTTGTCGGGAGGAACGCTGCAGCATTGATGAACGATGGCCGCCTGATCGCGGCGATTATCGTCCTTGAACGCCAGCCAGCGGCGGCGGAGGCGGGCCCACAGGCCATCCGACAGGACCAGGCCGTTGGCGGCCATCCATTGTTCGAGGGCGGCCAGCGTGACGTGGCGCAGATCATAGCTGACGCGGACTGCCCGACCGTCGTCGGTGGCATGAAGGTCGAGAAGCCCCTCGGGACGCGACAGGGCGGCAATGGCGGAAGGATCGGCGCGGCCGGAGAGGGAGAGGCTCAACGTACGGGTCAGGCGGTCGGTGTCGGCCATGACATCCTCCATATCCCCATACCCATTTGTCGCATAATGTATATTTCGGTTAGCCTCACAGAAAAACCCAAGATACAGTGTCAATCAAAATGTCAGTCGTCTTTAACTCTACGCTTGCGTGTCGGCAGTGTCATCTGTGCCGAGCGAATGATAGACTTTACCCCCATTAGGGCGTGGTGATCCAGTAGTTTGCCGCGCAGGGGAGGGGCAGGCGGGTTCTGAATCTGATGCGTTAGGATGAAGTCTGCTTCCTGCAACGCCTGCATGATGGTTCTGATATGGTTTCTGGCCTCGACCAAGCTGGTCAGCGGTATCTCGATCCGTACCGGGCAGCCGATAACGTCTCTATGGGATTGTGATAGCGGCTTCTCCTCGATCTTGGCCTTCTTGCCCATGATCGCTTCCTCCAGATGTGCCGGTAACTGAACCACTGTGATCTCCAATCGAAGGGTGGGGGAGGCGCTGCAACACCTCCCCCGAGTTCGACTATTCCCGCCCTTACCCCAATAAACATTAAGGGGACAGGGTTTGCCCATGCCTGCCGCGCATACTCAACCTACGGGCCGCGTTCAGGTTAGGGAGGGCGAGCTTCGCTGGCGCGTCACCGCCAGTTCAGAAGTCCCCGCCCTAAGCTGCGATGGGAAGCTGTTCCAAATGCTTCCACTCATTGGACTTCAGCATGGAGGCGATCTTAGCCTCGCGCTGGCTGCGGACACGATGCGGCTGGCTGGTCTTGCGCATGGTGTCTTCGACGTGTGTGGCCCATTCCGTAGCGGCGTTGTAGGCCGCCCACTTGTTGGCACCTACCTCATCGGCGTTGTAGCTCCAGAGGTTCATCAGGTGCGTCAGGGTGCGGTCGGAATAGGGCGGCATGTCCTGGCCGGTACGCGGCAGATAGGCCAGAGTGTTGCGGAACATCTTCTCGACCTGGCTGCTCGTGACCCTGGTGTAGGTCATCTGCATCAGTTCATCGCGCATGGTGTCGAACATGGTGATGCCCGAGACGATCTTCTCGACGCTGGCCGTGACCGACAGATTGATTGTGTGCTTGCGGCGATGGCTGGCGATGGAGTCCAGCACCCAAACACCGTTCAGGCAACGCAGGCGCTTGCCGCCGAACGAGGTTTCGAAGCTCCAGGCACCGTTGTAGCTGTTACGGAACCGCAGCACCTGAGCCACGGTATCGCCCACGCGAGCGCTGGTGTTGTAGTAGGCAGGCTGATTGGGGCTGTAGCCTGGGGTAGTGCCGACATCAAACTGACGGTCGGTCAGCATGATCTCCAGTTCCATCATCGCGCCGTTCTCGTAGACGACATGGCCGGTATCATTGCTTCCAACATGAACCTTACCGGCACGTTTACCGCGACCGGCAATGGCAGTTCGGCCCAGGTTCAGCCGGGTCACTACAATGTCTCCATCTGGGGCACCTTTGTTGGGACCGTGGTTCTGGAGCGCAGCTTCGACAGCGGCACCACTTGGATTCAGCGCAGCTACGACTACTCGGGCACGGCCATCAGCTTCACCGCTCCGGCCAGCGTCGAGGTTCATGAGCATGAACTTGGCGTGCTGGTTCGCGTTCGTTGCTCGGCCTACACCAGCGGCACGATCAATTACCGCATCTCTGAATAAGGGAGGGGGCCATGTCCTCCAATCCCGGTCCTCTGGCGATTGACATCTGCAATCAGGCTTCGATTCTGGTTGGCTGCAATCCCATCACGTCCTTCACCGAAGGTACGACTGAGGCGCTTGTTGCTGCCGCGATCTACGACACGACCGTAGAGGCGGCTTTGGCGTCTTATCCCTGGCGGTTTGCCACCACCCAGGTCGCTCTGATGAAGCTGTCTGCGGCTCCTGTTGACGTGAGCTACAGCTACGCCTACCAGCAGCCCAGCGATCTTGTCCTGCCGGTGCGCTGCACCTGGGGCGGCAACCTCGTCACCTATGACCGGGTTGGTCAGACCATTGTCTGCAACTCCGATAATTCTGGCGGCACCGATGTTGTGCTAACCTATATCCGCCGCGTGTCTGAAGACCAGTGGCTGCCTCACTTCAAGCAGGGCGTTCTGTTCGATCTCGCCAGCTTGTTTGCCGAGGCTGTTGCTGGCAGGCAGGATTTGTCGCAGTCGATTATGGCCCGCGCTCAGAAGGCTTATGCGGTGGCTCGCAGCCAGGAAAGCCAGAGCCAGGCCAATACCGACATCCCGACCAGCATGATTATCCAGAACCGCTTTGGATCGAGTTCGCTGTAATGGCACGCACCCGGCAGGTTCAGACGAGCTTCAGCTTCGGTGAGATCGACCCGCTGATGGTCGCTCGTACCGATGTGAAGAGCTATCAAGGTGGCTGCGAGACGGCAACATCACCATGACGCCGAGCGCCCTGTCCGGCTCGATCACGCTCACCCTGTCGTCGTCGTATTGGGTCGCTGGCGATGTTGGCAAGACTGTCCGCTTCAAGGGCGTGCAGTGCCTTATCACGGGCTACACCAGCGGCACCGTCGTTACCGCGACTGCCCAGTATGCCTTGCCCGATCTATCCACTTCCGCGAATTGGGATGAGCCTGCGTTCTCGTCCGCTCGCGGCTACCCCCAGGCTGTCTGCTTCCATGAGCAGCGGCTTTGGCTTGGCGGGTCTACCAGCATCCCGAATGGCCTGTGGGGTAGTAAATCTGGCGACTTCTACAACATGGACACCGGCACCGCTCTCGACTCCGAGGCGATTGCGCTGTCCTTGTTCTCCAATGAGTTAGTCACCATCAGCCACTTGGTGAGCTTCCGTCATCTCCAGATTTATACGGATCGTGGCGAGTTCTTCATTCCCGTGCCGTTGGATAGCTCTCCGACCACGCCGAAGAACGTGAACATCAAGAAGCAGACGCCGTATGGTGCCAGCAGCATTCACCCTGCTGTGCTGGATGGCGCGACGATCTTCATCCAGCGCACTGGCCGTGTTTGCCGTGAGTTCCTGTATGACTACTTCCAGCAGAACTACGACAGCCATGCCGTTAGCCTGATGTCCACGCATCTTCTAACCGCACCTGTAGATTTGGATGTGCTGTATGGCACGACAGACAGGCCGGAGCAGTATGCCTTCATCGTCCAGCAGGATGGCTCCGTGGCGGTTTATCACTCTGTCAGGTCAGAGAAGCTTGCGGGATGGGTTCCGTGGGATACGCCGAACGGCTTGATCCAGTCTGTTGCGGTTGTTGCGGATACGGTCTACTTCAGGGCCACATCTCCGAGGCTGAATATGCTGCGGTGTCCGAGCGCCTCCAGCATTTACCGCCTGAGATTACCGAAGGGTCTATCCTCCGAATTTTCGATAAGGATATGGACTCGGCGGCTGGATCGCAGGGGCGTTACAGCATCGCCAATGACTGGATCAATGTCTCTATTGAGAATGCTCGCCTTGGAAGCGATGGAAGCCCTGATGGATTTGCCAAGGCGTTTACGCATGAGGTCTTTCACAGGGCCCTGAACTTCACGCTTGATGTGGAGCGGTCCAAGTGGCTTTCGATTTGGAGGGCTGACCCTACGGGGATCGGTCGCTCAGCTATGGATATGGCTTCCGAGATGGTCGCTAATCCCGCCATCTCAGCCGTGAAGATGTTCGACGATCTCAGTTACCGCTTGAGCCCGAATGAGGC includes:
- a CDS encoding peptidoglycan-binding protein, which codes for MTSLQSITIAIAPNARAECKTAFADKDGALARYGVTTRLRLCHFIAQIMHETNGGTLLVENLTYTTQDQLLKIYGVGRHSAKITPDEAPSLLRNAKALAERVYGQGNPAKAAELGNTQAGDGYLFRGRGVLQTTGRSNYAKVARETGLDCVADPDLIIQAENLLSPALCHWQAANINPQADADDIVAVTKAVNGGTNGLDDRKLWYAKAWAASAEGPGPTANNAALPDLARLQTALNKAGADPRLVVDGADGPRTRRAVKAFQAAHGLAADGVVGPKTRAALETFMD
- a CDS encoding DUF932 domain-containing protein, whose translation is MMELEIMLTDRQFDVGTTPGYSPNQPAYYNTSARVGDTVAQVLRFRNSYNGAWSFETSFGGKRLRCLNGVWVLDSIASHRRKHTINLSVTASVEKIVSGITMFDTMRDELMQMTYTRVTSSQVEKMFRNTLAYLPRTGQDMPPYSDRTLTHLMNLWSYNADEVGANKWAAYNAATEWATHVEDTMRKTSQPHRVRSQREAKIASMLKSNEWKHLEQLPIAA